Proteins encoded by one window of Teretinema zuelzerae:
- a CDS encoding leucine-rich repeat domain-containing protein, whose product MREFLDDIEALLGESLPRVERFDYKHFGYACEDGEISEIRLNNKKLETLPPSIGRLSGLRRLDLNRNRLRALPPSLCALPRLESLSLIDNRFTDLPDCIKNLSQLKTLNLSGNPLGDFPLWLREKTGLEELALARMGLKEAPSWLAGFENLKILVLFQNEIAELPEWIGRLGRLEILTLGGNRLRTLSPRIGELSGLRELSLYGNRLASLPDVFDRLRNLRELALSDNGLSELPPSLGSCASLEYLVAKGNSLTRLPESFTALKNLKTLNLEGSPISWTPSQRLWLADLRSAGAIINEGSPSE is encoded by the coding sequence ATGAGAGAATTTCTTGACGACATTGAAGCCCTCCTGGGCGAAAGCCTTCCCCGCGTTGAACGATTCGACTACAAACACTTCGGCTACGCCTGCGAAGACGGGGAGATCTCGGAGATCCGCCTCAACAATAAAAAACTGGAAACGCTTCCTCCTTCGATCGGGCGTCTCTCCGGCTTGCGGAGGCTCGACCTGAACCGCAACAGGCTTCGCGCTCTGCCGCCTTCCCTCTGCGCTCTTCCTCGCCTGGAATCCCTCTCCCTAATCGACAACCGCTTTACCGACCTGCCCGACTGCATCAAGAACCTTTCGCAGCTGAAGACCCTCAACCTGAGCGGGAATCCCCTCGGCGATTTTCCTTTATGGCTGCGCGAAAAAACCGGCCTCGAGGAACTCGCGCTCGCCCGCATGGGCTTGAAAGAGGCGCCCTCCTGGCTCGCCGGCTTCGAAAACCTCAAGATTCTGGTTCTGTTTCAGAACGAAATCGCGGAGCTGCCCGAGTGGATCGGCCGCCTCGGACGCCTTGAAATCCTCACCCTCGGAGGAAACCGCCTCCGAACCCTTTCTCCCCGAATCGGCGAACTGTCCGGATTGCGGGAACTCTCCCTGTACGGAAATCGCCTCGCCTCCCTGCCCGACGTCTTCGATCGTCTCCGCAACCTGCGCGAACTGGCCCTCTCCGATAACGGCCTCTCCGAGCTTCCCCCAAGCCTGGGCTCCTGCGCCTCCCTCGAGTACCTCGTCGCAAAAGGCAACAGCCTGACCCGCCTCCCTGAATCGTTCACCGCCCTGAAAAATCTCAAAACCCTCAACCTGGAAGGCAGCCCTATCAGCTGGACTCCTTCCCAGCGGCTCTGGCTCGCCGATCTCCGCTCCGCCGGCGCCATAATAAACGAAGGTTCTCCAAGCGAGTGA
- a CDS encoding alpha/beta hydrolase — protein sequence MIIHDAKPAAAFSRLSASFFALAAIFALCSCDSAFKRTTAELPPLPAEPGLERIEFHSAILGKTMALYAYLPPGYSSEREWPVLYLFHGFGNNEIEWFEYHKLGEVADRLIALGLMKPTIIIAPRMDNSWGIDSGKPAMNGPSPKRALFSGPYESYFLKEVMYLAETRYRASKERSERSLGGISMGGFAALHIGFRHPELFARVGGHSPALRGPQIPDYFLYAKPRKTAEVDPIALARKKNLRGMSVFVDCGADDSLFAGCKELADVLSERKADVAFFSAPGAHNAAYWHPNLARYLRFYAGNQPE from the coding sequence ATGATCATTCACGATGCAAAACCCGCCGCCGCCTTCTCGCGACTGTCGGCTTCCTTCTTCGCTCTCGCCGCTATTTTCGCGCTCTGCTCGTGCGATTCCGCGTTCAAGCGTACGACCGCCGAATTGCCCCCTCTCCCGGCTGAGCCGGGACTCGAGCGAATCGAGTTTCACAGCGCGATTCTCGGAAAGACGATGGCTCTCTACGCCTACCTCCCCCCGGGATACTCGAGCGAACGCGAGTGGCCCGTACTCTATCTCTTTCACGGTTTCGGCAACAACGAAATCGAATGGTTCGAATATCACAAGCTGGGCGAGGTAGCCGACAGGCTTATCGCGCTGGGATTGATGAAGCCGACAATCATTATCGCGCCGCGGATGGACAACAGCTGGGGGATCGATTCGGGAAAACCCGCCATGAACGGGCCGTCGCCGAAACGGGCGCTTTTCAGCGGCCCCTACGAGTCGTACTTCCTCAAGGAAGTCATGTACCTCGCGGAAACCCGCTATCGCGCTTCGAAGGAACGCTCAGAACGGAGCCTCGGCGGGATCTCGATGGGCGGATTCGCCGCCCTTCATATCGGCTTCAGACATCCGGAGCTTTTCGCGCGAGTCGGCGGACACAGCCCCGCGCTCAGAGGACCGCAAATCCCTGATTACTTCCTCTACGCGAAACCCCGAAAAACGGCCGAAGTCGACCCGATCGCGCTCGCGCGGAAGAAAAATCTCCGCGGCATGAGCGTGTTCGTTGATTGCGGCGCGGACGATTCCCTCTTCGCCGGATGCAAGGAACTCGCCGACGTTCTTTCGGAACGGAAGGCCGACGTCGCCTTCTTCTCCGCTCCGGGCGCGCATAACGCCGCCTACTGGCACCCGAACCTCGCGCGGTATCTTCGTTTCTACGCCGGAAATCAGCCGGAATAA
- a CDS encoding GNAT family N-acetyltransferase, producing the protein MQLSLVPITKELQKVPFDCGYPDLNSYFKHYALKNDTLMIGKTFVAIDDSGIVTGFMTFSNARIEATNLPESITRKLPRYPVPAFRIGKLAVDSRFQGMGVGSWLLKMALQRALDVSTSVGIFAVLVDAIDEKAKDFYLRYGFIPMDDHPLTLYLPLATIRQARES; encoded by the coding sequence ATGCAGCTCTCGCTTGTGCCTATAACCAAAGAACTCCAAAAGGTCCCCTTTGATTGCGGTTACCCCGACTTGAACTCCTATTTTAAGCATTACGCCCTAAAAAATGATACTCTCATGATTGGTAAAACCTTCGTAGCGATCGATGATTCGGGAATCGTTACTGGATTCATGACATTTTCAAATGCCCGGATTGAAGCAACCAACCTTCCAGAATCTATTACACGTAAACTACCTCGTTACCCGGTACCTGCGTTCCGTATCGGAAAACTGGCCGTTGATTCTCGATTCCAGGGAATGGGAGTTGGATCATGGCTTCTGAAAATGGCGCTGCAACGAGCGCTTGATGTTTCGACATCGGTTGGAATATTCGCCGTATTAGTCGATGCAATAGACGAAAAAGCAAAAGACTTTTATCTCCGTTACGGATTTATTCCTATGGATGATCATCCACTCACATTGTATTTACCGCTCGCCACTATTCGACAGGCGAGAGAATCATAG